A genomic stretch from Mesomycoplasma neurolyticum includes:
- a CDS encoding adenine phosphoribosyltransferase — protein MKLIKYIKDVKNFPIEGIIFKDISPLLANGEALHYTIETMSQLAKDADIIIAPDARGFLFGTPVAAKLSKPLIMIRKKGKLPGKVIQKSYDLEYGSNIIELQENMVKKGQKAVIIDDVLATGGTVKAICELLESQGVEVIKILFLMELKALEGRKKIGHYNVESLIEVDN, from the coding sequence ATGAAATTAATTAAGTATATTAAAGATGTAAAAAACTTCCCTATTGAAGGAATTATTTTTAAAGATATTTCACCATTATTGGCGAATGGCGAAGCATTGCATTATACTATTGAGACTATGTCACAATTAGCTAAAGATGCAGATATAATTATCGCGCCAGATGCAAGGGGTTTTCTTTTCGGTACACCTGTTGCAGCTAAATTATCTAAGCCATTAATTATGATTAGAAAAAAAGGAAAATTACCTGGAAAAGTAATTCAAAAATCATATGATTTAGAATATGGTTCAAATATCATTGAACTTCAAGAAAATATGGTTAAAAAAGGTCAAAAAGCAGTTATTATTGATGATGTTTTAGCTACTGGTGGAACTGTAAAAGCAATATGTGAGCTTTTAGAATCACAAGGTGTTGAAGTTATAAAAATTTTATTTTTAATGGAATTGAAAGCGTTAGAAGGTCGTAAAAAAATTGGACATTATAATGTTGAGTCCTTAATTGAAGTTGATAATTAA
- the truB gene encoding tRNA pseudouridine(55) synthase TruB, with product MIKLLYKEKNVSSFQKIKSFAKNNNIKKIGHTGTLDPIAEGLLLIATEDDTKLIPYIDTKYKSYIATMQLGISSTTWDVDGILTKNNLIYHLNELKILKAFEKFNGFYDQKPPIFSAKKINGQRAYKLARENKEITLKKQKVEIKNLKLLNFNFENQTIEFSVTVSRGTYIRSLIQDIAKELNVIATMSKLLRYEINDLTLSDLEKTELNPLELIKEKKHFLNLQDLKILIKGQNVKIDENINENHIFLVYKKNIVGLAIIKNGYLKSKKLFGKKIERILKDEKI from the coding sequence ATGATAAAACTTTTATATAAAGAAAAAAATGTTTCTTCATTTCAAAAAATTAAATCTTTTGCTAAAAATAATAATATTAAAAAAATAGGGCACACTGGGACATTAGATCCAATAGCAGAAGGATTATTGCTAATTGCAACAGAAGATGATACAAAGTTAATACCATATATTGATACTAAATATAAATCATATATTGCAACTATGCAATTAGGCATTAGTTCTACAACATGAGATGTAGATGGTATATTAACTAAAAATAATTTAATTTATCATTTAAATGAATTGAAAATATTAAAAGCTTTTGAAAAATTTAATGGCTTTTATGATCAAAAACCACCTATTTTTTCAGCTAAAAAAATTAATGGTCAAAGAGCATATAAACTAGCTCGTGAAAACAAAGAAATAACATTAAAAAAACAAAAAGTTGAAATTAAAAATTTAAAATTATTGAATTTTAATTTTGAAAATCAAACAATTGAATTTTCTGTAACTGTATCACGTGGAACTTATATTAGATCATTAATCCAAGATATAGCAAAAGAACTTAATGTAATTGCGACAATGTCAAAACTTTTAAGATATGAAATTAATGATTTAACACTTTCAGATTTAGAAAAAACTGAACTTAACCCATTAGAATTAATAAAAGAAAAAAAACATTTTTTAAATTTACAAGATTTAAAAATATTAATCAAAGGTCAAAATGTTAAAATTGATGAAAATATTAATGAAAATCATATTTTTTTAGTTTACAAAAAAAATATTGTTGGTCTTGCCATAATTAAAAATGGATATTTAAAATCTAAGAAACTTTTTGGTAAAAAAATAGAAAGGATATTAAAAGATGAAAAAATATAA
- a CDS encoding FAD synthase, whose amino-acid sequence MTKVYYFEKENHIIENSVFVLGGFECFHKGHFELLKQAKLTNQKITFFIFANPKDLPKNKTLNFSDITSRIQVLANLKIDNILITTFNEKLQNLSGEEFLNILIKKGANNFIVGSDFSISKNYDAAKIKKDFPNSIIVNVLEDENNKKISTRILKEYLAEGKITLVNKYLVSNYLTEIYINFKNEVIFNFDNISLAPGIYLTKLIINNLKYFSYLTIPLEKNKPNIIKIFNFNYNVETIEKAFLEIIQEYKIFNKEVNFSLNKNDFSKIKNLLLEIN is encoded by the coding sequence ATGACTAAAGTTTATTATTTTGAAAAAGAAAATCACATAATTGAAAATTCAGTGTTTGTTTTAGGTGGTTTTGAATGTTTTCACAAAGGACATTTTGAATTATTAAAACAAGCTAAGTTAACAAATCAAAAAATCACTTTTTTTATATTTGCTAATCCTAAGGATTTACCTAAAAATAAAACATTAAATTTTAGTGATATAACTTCTAGAATTCAAGTATTAGCTAATTTAAAAATTGATAATATTTTAATCACAACATTTAATGAAAAACTCCAAAATCTTAGCGGCGAAGAGTTTTTAAATATTTTAATAAAAAAAGGTGCGAATAATTTTATTGTTGGCTCTGATTTTTCTATTTCGAAAAACTATGATGCAGCAAAAATAAAAAAAGATTTTCCAAATTCTATTATTGTTAATGTTTTAGAAGATGAAAATAATAAAAAAATTTCAACTAGAATTTTAAAAGAATATTTAGCAGAAGGTAAAATTACACTCGTTAATAAATATTTAGTAAGCAATTATTTAACAGAAATATACATTAATTTTAAAAACGAAGTTATTTTTAATTTTGATAATATTTCGCTTGCGCCAGGAATATATTTAACTAAATTAATTATTAATAATTTAAAATATTTTTCTTATCTTACTATTCCATTAGAAAAAAATAAACCTAATATAATTAAAATTTTTAATTTTAATTATAATGTAGAAACAATAGAAAAAGCATTTTTAGAAATAATTCAAGAATATAAAATCTTTAATAAAGAAGTCAATTTTTCACTAAATAAAAATGATTTTTCAAAAATTAAAAATTTATTGTTGGAAATAAATTAA
- a CDS encoding DUF1410 domain-containing protein, with protein MKNKKGKQKNKKVLALAILGTFFGSSAVILATIPWLIERYNMAKSAISIFPEIIRVIKDDQNNNKFYAKLISNWKDKEVEVIFEDEQKKSYIAEGKINKNGELIIDTAFLPKGKKYYVTSVKDKKNEKDLIDMDKVYINNKIIDKSYYYDKNNKLTLQKNFGTNNANKKVKLKLINDKDEEKELEVTLDKDGIATVVPSDHFPLTSNSKYAIKSWENVDGTPLVDLNNKKEENKPKLNNDQPTLVYDKDLDSISKWTLPLETGFLPNSTLTFNYKKGSEVITATVNVNPDGTISQDDINKLSDISNVDSKSFKLNNQPIDVVDRRQYQVEKHNIAPKTFSVDLGPDKANKPIDFKYQTTLPNGEKKNITITKQSDEKGNVILPTQEDIIREGGKGFEWDLDSITTNDPKDDKPYSVYDKRNIDRISPISASRYIKNKKDTLAIPFLSDKDKIAEQNDKYRVSFVDDEGNIKTVDVNPKLSDLDQNLRILEVPIPGFDSGKSKISKIEKIGDNNQVEEDVTEKMNLSDLHKSDLYVTNDKFYKLSSSQNKDNPKATDISYPLGKENANQKVDLIAYDEKNNKIVVEGTTDENGVFHATTSKFRGKNITLDSFVPRGKNNDDKKCEDCIVDFNGAPKDIKEKNFSIVETPKGKEYIFDVEKKLTKDEILSGNVKPKALIVNPTTGETREIELEVDPENKTFFSLPDNQLKPEEKIDKIFNPENNKTIVENKDIPEEKRNEHKLPNITNKLNDNKTKNELIIKDLPSTIKPKDKVIVEFETKNEPKETILKEVEVDDEGKIIIDINDLPKDKDLVIKAIRENKTPNGSSEPVPGHELVDLDNIFDQDKSSSEFEAKHINKIAVKSITTNPNEKDFDLSQFIIDLEDDKNLIQSNSPKANVIIIDNSKREYVIDHSKIEYQIDATNNTKKLLVKMSDLDINQTYSIFKIYYNDNDFGEDKNNTLNPDDKSNIIYQKDKNSINDVAEYNKNISIISFSAEENGNWSSGNNTAQNFTITIDIETNMSKEELEHNQFALKYVNKSNDADVVYNENKPEVIDQNDKKQLKFSLQFKQSNREYDFAKLVIYNSNKELVKLKTKEEEKSSSELLKKEGYQIVAQNKEEQGVDASKVKNHNIKTKKGKTELKDLNISPSDTDEISFSFEVESEDAPFERDQEYEVTFKDEDGNTKTIIVTPNEVNNPQSGEKQNKNAKFEGKISGLEENKKYEFVGVKPAKKEIAKNPDEQKPHFSDNIVDDPFASTDPNNPSNSFDLDKDSKTEKEKEIKTLDSTKQVVEIKTADSNGTAKDEFNVDDSPKITINFANILEKWKNKTIILEYHSTFDENEKAFFSANISQKTKPGDIDFKKTENSVLLGNRVYSLAKGYYLLNTDLVNIKNLDEETIKANSITMSPEDQSKNKNSFKTLATDEKNALTISKVEQKDVSTLDEANLRIYFEDKDGILLKNTKLSVKFTLKDHLKNDKANLQPIETNVQFDETQKDTNNKVEKYIDIKINGLAVNQIDNTIDEIKIDLTNAENQKLRTIATNHWVGQNNNEIIIKSDYTNNSKEQFGNELKFQGNSSLTERIDNDKVIGETTLKLLFDDTNKHLNNTKLKNSLRFRAEMVQSAQSYKHKVQGQANSTVKVVETNSFSVMTNDEIKVKFSDLVSNRQYKNFRLYVGNTDDAFVKATSLPPENLLNILNLNIREFITTSRESKATVVSSVVNSDSTPKTLKIKYKLESKDEVLVANDKIKLKLVPIGTGYKYNFEKIADIQETNGEYFVEFTFQIVANTDSSGNVKFKAKDDGSTQTYTNNEIEEGIDYAVTLSFNGSIDRAFNKAIKVNGVNGLINKDFVNNESQHEDDSIKKITTPGEVINFKGITFENQIDASASIAEYNAGSSVTIKVNFEKTVAKIANQTLALEFKTKIVDDDGNIVEKTIISQGATVTNDGNNKSQLTVQIDAKDNLLPGHLYQISKIKILDENNQYQDLEHDNAPIQPTSGQFKVKSSNTNMTASGFKFNKDLNSFEKANVSFEINDIDNVISFSDKDKLTIQLSEKANMANESEWITVDKSNINITYKEDDKNTKVVTFSFDNPKANSEYVITVIKFETLAVPAYNLDTTSDDNTLLESRANGSSIANQSIKLSNNPTLETRTRYLLTSDMFDLSADNITFKFHYKNKANQKSYFGNALSATKITNSSDGDYEITEDSSSLSNGEYQIEQLYVGPKEWISAMEESKLSDSEFMNKLSKVDISILTDDHKILKK; from the coding sequence ATGAAAAATAAAAAAGGTAAACAAAAAAATAAAAAAGTTTTAGCATTAGCAATACTAGGTACTTTTTTTGGTTCATCAGCAGTTATATTAGCTACTATTCCATGATTAATTGAAAGATATAATATGGCAAAAAGTGCTATTTCTATTTTTCCAGAGATTATTCGTGTAATTAAAGATGACCAAAATAATAATAAGTTTTATGCTAAACTAATATCCAATTGAAAAGATAAAGAAGTAGAAGTCATTTTTGAAGATGAACAAAAAAAATCTTATATTGCAGAAGGCAAAATTAATAAAAATGGTGAATTAATTATTGATACTGCTTTTTTACCAAAAGGTAAAAAATATTATGTTACTTCTGTTAAAGATAAAAAAAATGAAAAAGATTTAATTGATATGGACAAAGTGTATATCAACAATAAAATTATTGACAAATCTTATTATTATGATAAAAACAATAAATTAACACTTCAAAAAAACTTTGGAACTAATAACGCTAATAAAAAAGTTAAATTAAAATTAATAAATGATAAAGATGAAGAAAAAGAATTAGAAGTAACACTAGATAAAGATGGTATTGCTACAGTTGTACCAAGCGATCATTTTCCGTTAACTTCTAATAGCAAGTATGCTATTAAAAGTTGAGAAAATGTAGATGGGACACCTTTAGTTGATTTAAATAATAAAAAGGAAGAAAACAAACCTAAATTAAATAATGATCAGCCAACACTTGTATATGATAAGGATTTAGATTCTATTTCTAAATGAACTTTACCTCTTGAAACAGGATTTTTACCAAATTCTACTTTAACTTTTAATTATAAAAAAGGTAGCGAAGTTATAACTGCTACAGTTAATGTTAATCCAGATGGAACTATTAGTCAAGATGATATAAACAAGTTATCAGATATTTCTAATGTTGATTCTAAAAGTTTTAAATTAAATAATCAACCTATAGATGTTGTTGATCGTCGTCAATACCAAGTTGAAAAACACAATATCGCACCCAAAACATTTAGTGTAGATTTAGGGCCTGATAAAGCCAATAAACCAATTGACTTTAAATATCAAACAACTCTTCCTAATGGAGAGAAGAAAAATATTACCATCACTAAACAAAGTGATGAAAAAGGAAATGTTATTTTACCAACACAAGAAGACATCATTAGAGAAGGGGGAAAAGGTTTTGAATGAGATTTAGACTCTATAACAACTAATGATCCAAAAGATGATAAACCTTATTCAGTTTATGATAAAAGAAATATAGACAGAATATCACCAATTAGTGCTTCAAGATATATTAAAAATAAAAAAGATACTTTAGCTATTCCTTTTTTATCAGATAAAGATAAAATTGCAGAGCAAAATGATAAATATCGTGTATCTTTTGTTGATGATGAGGGTAACATTAAAACAGTTGATGTTAATCCTAAACTATCAGATTTAGATCAAAATTTAAGAATATTAGAAGTGCCAATCCCGGGTTTTGATAGTGGTAAATCTAAAATATCAAAAATTGAAAAAATTGGTGACAATAACCAAGTAGAAGAAGATGTTACTGAAAAAATGAATTTATCAGATTTACATAAATCAGATTTATATGTAACTAATGATAAATTCTATAAATTATCATCTAGCCAAAATAAAGATAATCCAAAAGCAACAGATATAAGTTATCCATTAGGTAAAGAAAATGCAAATCAAAAAGTTGATTTAATTGCATATGATGAAAAAAATAACAAAATTGTTGTTGAAGGAACAACAGATGAAAATGGAGTTTTCCATGCTACTACTTCTAAATTTAGAGGAAAAAATATTACATTAGATAGTTTTGTTCCAAGAGGAAAAAACAATGATGATAAAAAATGTGAAGATTGCATTGTTGACTTTAATGGAGCTCCTAAAGATATTAAAGAAAAAAACTTTAGTATAGTTGAAACACCAAAAGGTAAAGAATATATTTTTGATGTTGAAAAAAAACTTACTAAAGATGAAATTCTTTCAGGAAATGTTAAGCCAAAAGCTCTTATTGTTAATCCAACAACTGGAGAAACAAGAGAAATAGAACTTGAAGTTGATCCAGAAAATAAAACCTTTTTCTCATTACCAGATAATCAACTCAAACCAGAAGAAAAAATTGATAAAATTTTCAATCCTGAAAACAATAAAACAATTGTTGAGAATAAAGATATTCCAGAAGAAAAACGTAATGAGCACAAATTACCTAATATTACTAATAAATTGAATGACAACAAAACTAAAAATGAACTAATTATTAAAGATTTACCATCAACTATTAAACCTAAAGATAAAGTTATTGTTGAGTTTGAAACAAAAAATGAACCTAAAGAAACAATTCTTAAAGAAGTGGAAGTTGATGATGAGGGAAAAATTATTATCGATATTAATGACTTGCCAAAAGATAAAGATTTAGTTATTAAAGCAATTCGTGAAAATAAAACACCTAATGGCTCTAGTGAACCTGTCCCTGGTCATGAATTAGTTGATTTAGATAACATTTTTGATCAAGATAAAAGTTCAAGTGAATTTGAAGCAAAACACATTAATAAAATTGCTGTTAAAAGTATTACTACAAATCCAAATGAAAAAGATTTTGATTTAAGTCAATTTATTATTGATTTAGAGGATGATAAAAATCTTATTCAAAGCAATTCACCTAAAGCTAATGTAATTATAATTGATAATTCTAAGCGTGAATATGTAATTGATCACTCAAAAATAGAATATCAAATTGATGCAACTAATAACACTAAAAAACTTTTAGTAAAAATGAGTGATTTAGATATTAATCAAACATATTCAATTTTCAAAATTTATTATAATGATAATGATTTTGGAGAAGATAAAAATAATACTTTAAATCCTGATGATAAATCAAACATTATCTATCAAAAAGATAAAAATAGTATTAATGATGTAGCTGAATACAATAAAAATATTAGTATTATTTCATTTTCAGCAGAAGAAAATGGAAATTGAAGCTCTGGAAATAATACAGCTCAAAACTTTACTATTACTATAGATATTGAAACTAACATGTCTAAAGAAGAGTTAGAACACAACCAATTTGCTCTTAAATATGTCAACAAATCAAATGATGCTGATGTTGTCTATAATGAAAACAAACCTGAAGTAATAGATCAAAATGATAAAAAGCAATTGAAATTTAGTTTACAATTTAAGCAATCAAATCGTGAATATGATTTTGCCAAACTTGTAATTTATAATTCTAATAAAGAACTAGTTAAATTAAAAACCAAAGAAGAAGAAAAATCATCATCTGAATTACTTAAAAAAGAAGGGTATCAAATTGTTGCTCAAAATAAAGAAGAGCAAGGAGTTGATGCTTCTAAAGTAAAAAACCACAACATTAAAACTAAAAAAGGTAAAACTGAACTAAAAGATTTAAATATTTCTCCCTCAGATACAGATGAAATTTCATTTAGTTTTGAAGTCGAATCTGAAGATGCTCCATTTGAACGTGATCAAGAATATGAAGTAACGTTTAAAGATGAAGATGGTAATACTAAAACAATTATAGTAACACCAAATGAAGTTAATAATCCACAAAGTGGTGAAAAACAAAACAAAAATGCAAAATTCGAAGGCAAAATTTCAGGATTAGAAGAAAATAAAAAATATGAATTTGTTGGTGTAAAACCAGCTAAAAAAGAAATTGCTAAAAATCCTGATGAACAAAAACCACATTTTAGTGATAACATAGTTGATGATCCATTTGCATCAACAGATCCAAACAATCCATCAAATAGTTTTGATCTTGACAAAGATTCCAAAACTGAAAAAGAAAAAGAAATTAAAACACTTGATAGCACAAAACAAGTTGTGGAAATTAAAACCGCTGATAGTAATGGAACAGCTAAAGATGAATTTAATGTTGATGATTCACCAAAAATTACAATTAATTTTGCAAACATTTTAGAAAAATGAAAAAATAAAACAATTATTTTAGAATATCATTCAACTTTTGATGAAAATGAAAAAGCATTTTTCAGTGCTAATATAAGTCAAAAAACTAAACCTGGAGATATTGATTTCAAAAAAACTGAAAACAGTGTTTTATTAGGGAATAGAGTATATAGTCTTGCTAAGGGATATTATTTACTAAATACAGATTTAGTAAATATTAAAAATTTAGATGAAGAAACTATTAAAGCAAATTCAATTACTATGTCACCAGAAGATCAATCAAAAAATAAAAATTCATTTAAAACTTTAGCTACTGATGAAAAAAATGCTCTTACTATCTCAAAAGTTGAACAAAAAGATGTTTCTACACTTGATGAAGCTAACTTAAGAATTTATTTTGAAGATAAAGATGGAATTTTATTAAAAAATACAAAATTAAGTGTTAAATTTACACTGAAAGATCATTTAAAAAATGATAAAGCGAATCTTCAACCTATTGAAACAAATGTTCAATTTGATGAAACTCAAAAAGATACAAATAATAAAGTTGAAAAATACATTGATATTAAAATAAATGGATTAGCTGTAAATCAAATTGATAATACAATTGATGAAATTAAGATTGATTTAACTAATGCTGAAAATCAAAAATTACGTACTATTGCAACTAATCATTGAGTTGGTCAAAACAATAATGAAATTATCATTAAATCTGATTATACAAATAATTCTAAAGAACAATTTGGTAATGAACTTAAATTCCAAGGCAATAGTTCATTGACAGAAAGAATAGATAATGATAAAGTTATTGGTGAAACTACACTCAAGTTATTATTTGATGATACAAATAAACATTTAAATAATACTAAACTTAAAAATTCACTTAGATTTAGAGCAGAAATGGTTCAATCAGCTCAAAGCTATAAACACAAAGTTCAAGGGCAAGCTAATTCAACTGTAAAAGTTGTTGAAACTAACTCATTTAGTGTAATGACTAATGATGAAATTAAAGTTAAATTTAGTGATCTTGTTTCTAATCGTCAATATAAAAATTTTAGATTATATGTTGGTAATACTGATGATGCTTTTGTAAAAGCAACATCATTACCACCTGAAAATCTATTAAACATTTTAAATTTAAATATTCGAGAATTTATAACAACTTCTAGAGAGTCAAAAGCAACTGTAGTTTCAAGTGTGGTTAATAGTGATTCAACACCAAAAACATTAAAAATTAAATACAAACTAGAATCTAAAGATGAAGTTTTAGTAGCTAATGATAAAATTAAATTAAAACTTGTGCCAATAGGAACTGGTTATAAATATAACTTTGAAAAAATTGCTGATATTCAAGAAACAAATGGTGAATATTTTGTTGAATTTACTTTCCAAATAGTTGCTAATACAGATTCGAGTGGAAATGTTAAATTTAAAGCTAAAGATGATGGTTCAACTCAAACATATACTAACAATGAAATTGAAGAAGGAATAGATTATGCAGTAACATTATCATTTAATGGATCTATTGACAGAGCATTTAACAAAGCTATAAAAGTTAATGGTGTTAATGGATTGATAAATAAAGATTTTGTTAATAATGAATCGCAACATGAAGATGATTCTATTAAGAAAATTACAACACCAGGAGAAGTTATTAACTTTAAAGGTATTACATTTGAAAATCAAATAGATGCAAGTGCTTCAATTGCTGAATATAATGCTGGTAGTTCAGTTACTATTAAAGTTAACTTTGAAAAAACTGTTGCTAAAATAGCAAATCAAACTTTAGCACTTGAGTTTAAAACTAAAATTGTTGATGATGATGGGAATATTGTTGAGAAAACTATTATTTCACAAGGGGCAACTGTAACAAATGATGGAAATAACAAATCACAATTAACTGTCCAGATTGATGCTAAAGATAATTTATTACCAGGGCACTTATACCAAATTTCCAAAATTAAGATTTTAGATGAAAATAATCAATATCAAGATTTAGAGCATGACAATGCTCCAATTCAACCAACTAGTGGACAATTTAAAGTAAAATCATCAAATACCAATATGACTGCATCAGGATTTAAATTTAATAAAGATTTAAATAGTTTTGAAAAAGCTAATGTAAGTTTTGAGATAAATGATATTGATAATGTAATTTCTTTTTCTGATAAAGATAAATTAACAATTCAACTATCAGAAAAAGCTAATATGGCTAATGAAAGTGAATGAATTACTGTTGATAAATCTAATATAAACATAACTTATAAAGAAGATGATAAAAATACTAAAGTTGTAACATTTAGTTTTGATAATCCAAAAGCTAATAGTGAATATGTTATTACTGTTATAAAATTTGAAACCTTAGCTGTGCCAGCTTATAATTTAGATACAACTAGTGATGATAACACATTATTAGAAAGCCGCGCAAATGGTTCTTCAATTGCAAATCAAAGCATCAAATTATCAAACAACCCAACATTAGAAACACGAACAAGATATTTACTTACATCTGATATGTTTGATTTAAGTGCAGATAACATTACATTTAAATTCCACTATAAAAATAAAGCAAATCAAAAATCATATTTTGGTAATGCCTTAAGTGCAACTAAAATTACAAATTCATCTGATGGAGATTATGAAATCACTGAAGATTCAAGTAGTTTATCAAATGGTGAATATCAAATTGAACAATTATATGTAGGACCAAAAGAATGAATTTCAGCAATGGAAGAATCCAAACTTAGTGATTCAGAGTTTATGAATAAACTTTCGAAAGTTGATATTTCTATACTTACAGATGATCATAAGATATTAAAAAAATAA
- a CDS encoding YcsE-related riboflavin metabolism phosphatase codes for MKKYKLIVFDIDGTLLPFGVESLSAKTKKMVHELKEKGYVVVFATGREFVTIGTLLDDIPVDYFIGANGAFIYDLNKKEVVFENKIILSEFQTLSNFLEKFNCEYSVMTDKWGYFSDGHDLDTWFLSPHKENFKNLCELTCDEEPLHLVTIRANDKSFKNTVQEFIDKNNLNMEINAQWSKGFFIGPKNTNKATGLKKLYKFTKITLDEMIAFGDSSNDVEMLSEVGYSVALAGGWSYLKTIAKDVTTKTVEEDGVYYKLKELGIL; via the coding sequence ATGAAAAAATATAAACTAATAGTTTTTGATATCGATGGTACCTTATTACCTTTTGGAGTAGAAAGTTTAAGTGCGAAAACTAAAAAAATGGTGCATGAGCTTAAAGAGAAAGGTTATGTTGTAGTTTTTGCAACAGGTAGAGAATTTGTTACTATTGGGACACTTCTTGATGATATACCTGTTGATTACTTTATAGGAGCTAATGGTGCTTTTATTTATGATTTAAACAAAAAAGAAGTAGTATTCGAAAACAAAATAATACTTAGTGAATTTCAAACACTAAGTAACTTTTTAGAAAAATTTAATTGTGAATATAGTGTTATGACTGATAAATGAGGATATTTTTCTGATGGTCATGATTTAGATACTTGATTTTTATCGCCACACAAAGAAAATTTTAAAAATTTATGTGAACTTACATGTGATGAAGAACCTTTACATCTTGTTACAATTAGAGCAAATGACAAATCATTTAAAAATACTGTTCAGGAGTTTATAGATAAAAACAATTTGAATATGGAAATTAATGCACAATGATCAAAAGGTTTTTTTATAGGCCCTAAAAATACAAATAAAGCTACAGGACTTAAAAAATTATATAAATTTACTAAAATAACATTAGATGAAATGATTGCTTTTGGTGATAGTTCAAATGATGTTGAAATGTTAAGCGAAGTAGGCTATTCTGTTGCTTTAGCGGGTGGTTGAAGTTATTTAAAAACTATAGCAAAAGATGTTACAACTAAAACAGTTGAAGAAGATGGTGTGTATTATAAATTAAAAGAATTAGGTATTCTTTAA